The genome window CTTGAATAACCCAGTATTGATCATCGCTGGTGCTTGCGTAGGCTCTTCAGGTGCAATTCTGTCCTACATTATGTGTAAAGCGATGAACCGCTCTATTGTTGCCGTATTACTCGGTGGCTTTGGTGCTGAAGCAGCTGCAGGCGGCGGCGATGATGGCAGCCCTAAGAACTACAAAACAGGTTCACCAGAAGATGCTGCTTTCCTAATGGAAAATGCTGATACTGTCATCATCGTTCCAGGTTATGGTCTTGCAGTTGCTCGCGCGCAGCACGCACTCAAAGAGTTAACAGAAAAGTTAACTCATCATGGTGTTACCGTGAAATACGCGATTCATCCGGTTGCGGGTCGTATGCCTGGTCATATGAACGTTCTCCTGGCTGAGGCAGAAGTGCCATACGATCAAGTATTTGAGATGGAAGATATCAATAGCGACTTTGGACAAGCTGACGTAGTACTAGTTCTGGGTGCAAATGATGTTGTCAATCCTGCAGCTCGAACACCAGGTAGCCCTATTTTTGGTATGCCAATTTTGGAAGCCTTCAAAGCCAAAACCATCATCGTCAATAAACGCTCGATGGCCGCTGGTTATGCTGGTTTAGATAATGAACTCTTCTACATGGATAAAACCATGATGGTCTTCGGTGATGCGAAGAAGGTCGTAGAAGACATGGTTAAAGCTGTTGAATAAGCACAAGCCTTAACCACTCAAAAACCGCCTTCGGGCGGTTTTTTATTACGCTAAGATATGACTAAGAAGCGTCAACAAAACGCTTAATTACTAAATAAACCGAGACGATATGCAAATCAAGCCAACATTAATACCCCTTCTGATTTCCCTCTGCGCAATATTTTGGACGGGGTCAGTCAGCGCTCAAGCAAACTATCCCAGTCGCCCCATCCAAACCATCATGCCACTTCAAGCGGGTAGTGGTGTAGATATTCTGATGCGCCCGATTGCACAGAAAATGAGTGAAAACTTAGGTCAAGCAATCACGATAGAGAATATTCCGGGTGGTGCGGGATTAATTGGTACAGCAAAAGTTGCACAAAGTCCTGCTGATGGCTATGTATTAGGTGCGTTTAATGACAGCATCCTCACTATGCTTCCCAATCTTTACAAAAAGATTGATTACGATCCCGTGCAAAGTTTTGCGCCCATCTCTGAAGTGGCGGCGATTACTTTTGTCATGGTTGCTAACCCGTCCTTTCCCGGTAATACCGCGGCAGACTTAGTGCGCATCGCAAAAGAAAAGCCTGGCAAGATTGACTATGCATCAGGAGGCAATGGCTCACCACAACACATTGGTATGGAAATCTTCCGCCAATACACTGGCGCGCCCATAGTGCATATTCCTTATCGTGGCGCAGCAGCTGCAGTAACTGATGTCATGGCTGGCCAAGTACCCGTAATGATCAGTGCTTTATCAGTTGTGCTTCCCCATATTCGCGCTGGCAAACTAAAAGTACTAGGGGTCGCCAGCAAAACAAGGTCGCCGCTACTACCAAATGTCCCAACCATTAATGAGAGCGTGAAAGGTTATGAGTTCTCAACTTGGGGGGCTCTACTAGCACCTAAAGGTACCTCACCAGCCATGATTGAAAAGCTCAATGAATCCTTAGCAACTGCGCTTAAGGATCCAAAATTGCGTGAACAACTGATTCAGCAGGGCTTTGAATTTGTGCCGCTGGGACCAGATCATTTAAAAGAAATGATTGCGCAGGGATTAGCAAAAATGAAGAAGGTAATAAAGGATGGTGGCATTCAGCCTGACTGATTACTGTTTGAAATAAATCAATTACAAGAAATAGAAAACGCCTGGTCTTTTGAACCAGGCGTTTTAGTTTCTACGATCGAGCGATCGAGGAAATGTACGGCTATTACATCATGCCGCCCATACCACCCATGCCGCCCATACCACCCATATCAGGCATGCCGCCACCAGCAGACTCATCCTTTGGAGACTCTGAGATTGCACAATCAGTAGTCAACAACAAGCCAGCAACAGAGGCTGCATTTACCAATGCGGTTTTAGTAACTTTAGTTGGATCGATCACACCTTGTGCAACGAGATCGCCGTATTCACCGGTAGCTGCGTTGTAGCCGTTGTTACCTTTGCTCTCTTGAACAGCATTAACAACCACGCCAGCATCTTCACCAGCATTGCTAACGATAGTACGAAGAGGCTCTTGCATTGCACGTAATACGATGCTTATACCAGCGTCTTGATCAGCATTGTCGCCTTTCAAGCCCTTGATGCCTTGCATAGCACGAATCAAAGCCACACCACCGCCAGGAACAATACCTTCTTCAACTGCGGCACGAGTTGCATGCAATGCATCATCAACACGAGCTTTCTTCTCTTTCATTTCTACTTCAGTAGCAGCGCCAACACGAATCACTGCAACACCGCCCGCCAACTTAGCAACGCGCTCTTGCAACTTCTCCTTGTCGTAGTCACTTGTAGCTTCGTCGATCTGAACACGAATGTTCTTCACGCGCGCTTCAATTGCCTTAGCATCGCCAGCACCATCAATGATGATGGTGTTTTCTTTGCCAACTTCGATACGCTTTGCTTGACCTAGATGCTCAAGTGTAGTTTTCTCGAGTGTGAGGCCAATTTCTTCGGCGATCACAGTGCCGCCAGTCAATATCGCAATATCTTCCAACATCGCTTTACGACGATCACCAAAACCAGGAGCCTTAACAGCACAAGTTTTGATAATGCCGCGAATATTGTTTACTACTAAAGTTGCTAAGGCTTCGCCTTCAACATCTTCAGCAATGATCAACAATGGGCGGCCAGATTTCGCTACTTGCTCGAGCACTGGGAGCAAATCGCGAATGTTAGCAATCTTCTTGTCAAACAAGAGAACAAATGGGTTTTCTAATACGGCAACTTGTTTCTCAGGCTGATTGATGAAGTATGGAGAAAGGTATCCGCGATCAAACTGCATCCCCTCTACTACCTCGAGCTCGTCTTCCAAAGACTTGCCATCTTCAACTGTAATAACGCCTTCTTTGCCTACTTTTTCCATCGCTTCTGCAATGCGCTGACCGATGCTGTGGTCGCTGTTTGCAGAGATAGAGCCCACTTGAGCGATTTCTTTAGTAGTAGTGCAAGGCTTGCTAATTTTTGCGAGCTCTTCGATCGCAGCAGTAACAGCTTTATCAATACCGCGCTTCAAGTCCATTGGGTTATGGCCTGAAACAACATATTTCATGCCTTCGCGAACAATAGATTGCGCCAAAACAGTTGCGGTGGTTGTACCGTCACCAGCGATGTCGGCAGTTTTGGAAGCAACTTCCTTCACCATCTGAGCACCCATATTTTGAAGCTTATCTTTCAGTTCAATTTCTTTTGCTACAGACACACCATCTTTAGTGATGGTTGGTCCGCCAAATGAACGCTCGATAACAACGTTACGACCCTTTGGTCCGAGAGTTGTTTTTACTGCGTTCGCAAGAATGTTTACGCCTTCGACCATCTTGGTACGGGCGTTATCTCCAAATACAACGTCTTTTGCTGCCATGATTAAATTCCTCTCTTAAATACCGAAATTACTTCTGAACAACAGCCATGATGTCGTCTTCACGCATCACAATGAGCTCTTCGTTGTCTACTTTGACTGTTTGGCCAGCATATTTACCAAACAACACGCGATCGCCTACTTTGACGTCGAGTGGATTTAACTTGCCGGTTTCATCACGCTTACCTGGACCAACTGCCAAGATCTCACCTTGATCAGGCTTTTCTGCAGCGGCGTCAGGAATGATGATTCCAGATGCAGTTTTTGATTCTTGATCCAAACGCTTGATGATTACGCGATCATGTAAAGGACGCAAATTCATCTCTTCTCCTATGTTAGTAAGTGTTAACTAATTAAAAATCTATATAAATCAATGCTTTATAATCTCTCTCACGGAAACTAAAGCCAATTTGCTTCAAAAGTAACTGATTTAGCACTCGCGTGTAGGGAGTGCTGATTATATAGGCCTGAATCCCGAGATTTCAAGGGCTGATCTCCATAAATTCTTTAAGGATTTAGCCCCTATCTATACTGTGGACAGGCTGGTAGGACTATTCCTACAGATAAATCAGCCTAAAGCCCTTACCGCTCCAATCCGTCCTGCCTAGACTGGATAGTCACCGATTGGAGAATGCTGATGAGCCCGAAATCCCGGCTGTACACGCTTGTAAAGGCATGGAAGAACAAACCCTTCCAAGAAGTACGCGACGCCTGTGGCGCACCCTGGCTTGGCCTAAGTAGCCAAGCCCTCGAAGAACACCAATCCTGGTCCAAGCGACAAGCGATTAGTCACGAACCCATTTTTAACCACAAGGGGACAAAACTGACTGGCTCTTTATTTAGACCATTACTTGCAGTTTCAGACATGCAACTACTCCGTTTGTTTATGGAGGGCTTAGATACGATTTCCTACTGGTATCGCAGTGGTCGCTTTATACCCAGTATTTTGCCCATACCAACGCATGCGATCGCTTCGAGTGCTTATGTAGATGCATTGAGTGACCTCATTCTCAACTCGCGACTACCCGTCGGCCTGATAACCCTTGGCATGCAATCACTGCCTACGCCAGAGCTTGCGAATGACTGCAAAGAGGGTTTACTGCGCTTGCGTCGACTTGGCGTATTGCTGCACCTCCTTCATTTCACAGGCAGCACTGAGCAACTGCATTGGGTTGATGAAATGCAAATGGAAGGAATTCATTTGAATATGAGCCATTTCCGCGAACAAACACTTTCACATGATGTGCTAGCAAAAATCAGACGTTCGCCATATTCGCCAACACAAATCTATGCTAGCAATGTAGGGCTTGTAAAGGATTTAGGAAACGCCTCTGACTGGCAAATAGATCACTGCTACGGAGGACTAATGATGCCTCCCTTAAGTCGCCATCAAATGCTACAGATCAACGATAGCCGAATCGCCAAAGCCATTTTTTCGCTGCACCCTCATCAACACCTAAACCGAAATGGAGACAAGTAATGAGAAAACGCGTGATGTTGGTAGATGACCATCCAGCAATGCTGATGGCTCTTAAAAGTATGTTGCAAGACCAATTGCTATTTGAAGTAGTGGGCCAAGCCCAGAATGGCGAAGAATGCCTCAGATCCATTAAAGAGATCAATCCAAACATGATCATTCTGGATCTTGATATGCCCAAGACGGATGGTTTTGATGTCATAAGGCGGATTGGTCTTATGTATCCCGATGTTCGCATGTTAATTTTGTCCAGCATGGATGAAGCAGTCTATGGTGGCAGAGTGCGATCTCTCGGCGGCCACGGCTTTGTCAACAAAACAGCTGGGGCCGACGTCATCTTGGCAGCGTGCGTTGCAATCTCTCAGGGCTACAACTTTTTTACTCACGGGAAAAATGGCAATAGTTCGTTAACTGATAACGACAAACTCGCATTGATTTCAGATCGTGAGTTACAGGTTATGAAATACCTTGGCAAAGGCAATACCAATCAACAAATTTCAGACTTGCTTCACATTAGCAATAAAACTGTTGCCACTTATAAGACGCGAGTCTTCGACAAGCTGGGCATCAACAACATTGCAGATTTGATTTTGTTCTGCCGAATGAACAATATTATCGAAAGCTAAAAAGCATGCATCGATTCATCATGTGCACCTTACTGCTGTATGGCTTCATCTGTAGCGGAGTAACGCAAGCCACAACTATAAGTCCTGCAGAGCAACGGTGGATCGATGCTCATCCTGTAGTTCACTTCAGCATTCATCAAAAATATGCGCCCTATCTTGAAAATCAACAAGGAAGTGGAACGGCAGGAGTTTTTAATTTAATACTCCAAAAACTGGGGGACTTTACCCAACAAGAGTTTCGTCCGAAGTGGAGACAGTCAGACCAGGAAGGTTTAGTGCAACTTTCTAATGGCGAGGTAGATTTCATGATTGACCCACCCATGATGAGTGATGAGTATCTTCGCTTTGGCTCCCTATCGGAAGCCATCTTTTGGGGGCAAGATGCTGTCATTACAAAACGTAATCAACCAAATAGCTCTATTACTCCCGACAATATTGCCTACTTTGATCGTGGCTATGAAAATCCACCCCTAAGATCCGATCCTCAAGCCCGCGCCTCTATTGATGTAGAGCAGCTAGCGGCAGACCTTTTAAGAAATGACATTCAGGCATTAGTACTACCCATTCGGCTGGCCAAGCAACTGATTACACAGCTCAAGAATCCACAGCTTCAAATTGATGGCCTATATAACCGTGAGCCATTTGCCTATCGCTGGTTGATTTCACATGAAGATGCGCCAATGCATCAAGTGCTTGATCGTTTTTTCACTAACCTGGATCCATTAGAGTCGCGACAACTCTTTGCGCTAGATCCAAATACTCCAGATATCAGCGCTGGTGGCTGGAAGGCATTGCCCTGGGCAACAACCTTAGGAGTAGTGTTGGCTAGCGGATTACTGCTATGGCATATGCGACAAAAACAGTTATTCCAAGAGCAAGAGGCTGCAAGCCTACTCTCTTCAAAAGAACTCGCTGAAAAAGCAAATGCTGCAAAGTCCTCCTTTCTTGCAACCATGAGCCATGAAATTCGGACACCCATGAATGCTATTCTGGGAGTTCAAGAGCTTCTATTAAAAAGCCAACAATTTTCGCCACAGGAAAACTCTCTACTCAAAAGCGCACATACCTCCGCTCAATCTCTTTTGGGAATACTCAATCAAGTTTTGGATCTTTCTAAGATTGAAGCGGGCAAACTTACCCTGAACCCAGAGCCATGCTGCCTCAATAGCTTAATCGACAATATTGATCATGCATTCTCAGCAGTTGCCCAAAAGCAAAATTTATTACTCCATACATCCAAAGATCCACGCATTGCCGAAGTGCTCATGATCGATGCATTACGACTTCGACAGACTCTACAAAACCTCATTAGCAATGCTATTAAATTTACCGAACATGGCGAGATTTATTTCTCTATTAGTGTTTTAGCAGATGATCATGCAGGTCAGCTCATTGAGTTTCGTGTCATCGATACTGGGGTTGGCATGGGTACAGAAGAGATTAAGCTAGCCTTGCAAGCCTTTGAACAGATACCAGGCAAAAGTGATCAAGAGAATGGCACCGGTCTTGGCTTGACCATTACCAATCACTTAGTTACTTCAATGAATAGCCAGCTTTACTTCGACAGCGCACCGGGCTTTGGAAGTAATATTCACTTTTGCGTAGCATTTCCTCGCACAAGCCTTGCTCCATCTAAGAATGTGACTTCCCCATCTATCGCTTCAAGCTCTAGAAGATTCATCTCAAAGAATGATCAGAGAAAAGATCATGAGTTACGCGCATTAGTGGTTGAAGATCATCCTGCAAGTAGGCAAATTATCTCCCTACAGCTTCATGCATTAGGCATTCAAGTCTCTGTATGCGATAACGCTAATACCGCACTGCAGATGATTACTGAAAGTGAATATGACTTATTAATTACCGATCAATCCATACCCGGCATGCAGGGCTCTGAATTAGCGCAACAAATTCGGGTGCTAGGCTTTAAGAATCTTGTCATCATCGGAGTAACCGCTGATATCTACGCCCTAGAGTCTCGCCATCAGTTTTTAGCTGCGGGTATGAATGGCGTACTCATTAAGCCGCTAAGTCTCATGAGTCTTGAGAATGAACT of Polynucleobacter sp. AP-Titi-500A-B4 contains these proteins:
- a CDS encoding NAD(P)(+) transhydrogenase (Re/Si-specific) subunit beta; its protein translation is MSNITAISYLISSVLFILALRGLSSPTTSRQGNTFGMIGMLLAVITTFFIPDFKPVFSLIIGAVVGGAIIGTIAAKRVQMTKMPELVALMHSFVGLSAVLIAIAAVFNPAQEHTGAQKIELFIGAFIGAITFTASVIAFGKLSGKVSGKPVTFSGQHLLNLILAISMVGAGIAYYMGDSHAAFLAMCAIALVLGVTLIIPIGGADMPVVVSMLNSYSGWAAAGIGFTLNNPVLIIAGACVGSSGAILSYIMCKAMNRSIVAVLLGGFGAEAAAGGGDDGSPKNYKTGSPEDAAFLMENADTVIIVPGYGLAVARAQHALKELTEKLTHHGVTVKYAIHPVAGRMPGHMNVLLAEAEVPYDQVFEMEDINSDFGQADVVLVLGANDVVNPAARTPGSPIFGMPILEAFKAKTIIVNKRSMAAGYAGLDNELFYMDKTMMVFGDAKKVVEDMVKAVE
- a CDS encoding tripartite tricarboxylate transporter substrate binding protein, with amino-acid sequence MQIKPTLIPLLISLCAIFWTGSVSAQANYPSRPIQTIMPLQAGSGVDILMRPIAQKMSENLGQAITIENIPGGAGLIGTAKVAQSPADGYVLGAFNDSILTMLPNLYKKIDYDPVQSFAPISEVAAITFVMVANPSFPGNTAADLVRIAKEKPGKIDYASGGNGSPQHIGMEIFRQYTGAPIVHIPYRGAAAAVTDVMAGQVPVMISALSVVLPHIRAGKLKVLGVASKTRSPLLPNVPTINESVKGYEFSTWGALLAPKGTSPAMIEKLNESLATALKDPKLREQLIQQGFEFVPLGPDHLKEMIAQGLAKMKKVIKDGGIQPD
- the groL gene encoding chaperonin GroEL (60 kDa chaperone family; promotes refolding of misfolded polypeptides especially under stressful conditions; forms two stacked rings of heptamers to form a barrel-shaped 14mer; ends can be capped by GroES; misfolded proteins enter the barrel where they are refolded when GroES binds); the protein is MAAKDVVFGDNARTKMVEGVNILANAVKTTLGPKGRNVVIERSFGGPTITKDGVSVAKEIELKDKLQNMGAQMVKEVASKTADIAGDGTTTATVLAQSIVREGMKYVVSGHNPMDLKRGIDKAVTAAIEELAKISKPCTTTKEIAQVGSISANSDHSIGQRIAEAMEKVGKEGVITVEDGKSLEDELEVVEGMQFDRGYLSPYFINQPEKQVAVLENPFVLLFDKKIANIRDLLPVLEQVAKSGRPLLIIAEDVEGEALATLVVNNIRGIIKTCAVKAPGFGDRRKAMLEDIAILTGGTVIAEEIGLTLEKTTLEHLGQAKRIEVGKENTIIIDGAGDAKAIEARVKNIRVQIDEATSDYDKEKLQERVAKLAGGVAVIRVGAATEVEMKEKKARVDDALHATRAAVEEGIVPGGGVALIRAMQGIKGLKGDNADQDAGISIVLRAMQEPLRTIVSNAGEDAGVVVNAVQESKGNNGYNAATGEYGDLVAQGVIDPTKVTKTALVNAASVAGLLLTTDCAISESPKDESAGGGMPDMGGMGGMGGMGGMM
- a CDS encoding co-chaperone GroES, which codes for MNLRPLHDRVIIKRLDQESKTASGIIIPDAAAEKPDQGEILAVGPGKRDETGKLNPLDVKVGDRVLFGKYAGQTVKVDNEELIVMREDDIMAVVQK
- a CDS encoding diguanylate phosphodiesterase; translated protein: MSPKSRLYTLVKAWKNKPFQEVRDACGAPWLGLSSQALEEHQSWSKRQAISHEPIFNHKGTKLTGSLFRPLLAVSDMQLLRLFMEGLDTISYWYRSGRFIPSILPIPTHAIASSAYVDALSDLILNSRLPVGLITLGMQSLPTPELANDCKEGLLRLRRLGVLLHLLHFTGSTEQLHWVDEMQMEGIHLNMSHFREQTLSHDVLAKIRRSPYSPTQIYASNVGLVKDLGNASDWQIDHCYGGLMMPPLSRHQMLQINDSRIAKAIFSLHPHQHLNRNGDK
- a CDS encoding response regulator transcription factor; this encodes MRKRVMLVDDHPAMLMALKSMLQDQLLFEVVGQAQNGEECLRSIKEINPNMIILDLDMPKTDGFDVIRRIGLMYPDVRMLILSSMDEAVYGGRVRSLGGHGFVNKTAGADVILAACVAISQGYNFFTHGKNGNSSLTDNDKLALISDRELQVMKYLGKGNTNQQISDLLHISNKTVATYKTRVFDKLGINNIADLILFCRMNNIIES
- a CDS encoding ATP-binding protein, whose product is MHRFIMCTLLLYGFICSGVTQATTISPAEQRWIDAHPVVHFSIHQKYAPYLENQQGSGTAGVFNLILQKLGDFTQQEFRPKWRQSDQEGLVQLSNGEVDFMIDPPMMSDEYLRFGSLSEAIFWGQDAVITKRNQPNSSITPDNIAYFDRGYENPPLRSDPQARASIDVEQLAADLLRNDIQALVLPIRLAKQLITQLKNPQLQIDGLYNREPFAYRWLISHEDAPMHQVLDRFFTNLDPLESRQLFALDPNTPDISAGGWKALPWATTLGVVLASGLLLWHMRQKQLFQEQEAASLLSSKELAEKANAAKSSFLATMSHEIRTPMNAILGVQELLLKSQQFSPQENSLLKSAHTSAQSLLGILNQVLDLSKIEAGKLTLNPEPCCLNSLIDNIDHAFSAVAQKQNLLLHTSKDPRIAEVLMIDALRLRQTLQNLISNAIKFTEHGEIYFSISVLADDHAGQLIEFRVIDTGVGMGTEEIKLALQAFEQIPGKSDQENGTGLGLTITNHLVTSMNSQLYFDSAPGFGSNIHFCVAFPRTSLAPSKNVTSPSIASSSRRFISKNDQRKDHELRALVVEDHPASRQIISLQLHALGIQVSVCDNANTALQMITESEYDLLITDQSIPGMQGSELAQQIRVLGFKNLVIIGVTADIYALESRHQFLAAGMNGVLIKPLSLMSLENELARYFESQEEAHLAYASEEEYSFDAFSNLLKNNPAHILVILSEIKKVHDEALLAISSSTLDEASLSSLLHKVKGGAQLLGAKQFIQSCESLEKEPVLPSKLAAFKALLENQNQVIERYQTRYTGS